One Pantoea trifolii DNA segment encodes these proteins:
- the purR gene encoding HTH-type transcriptional repressor PurR, whose product MATIKDVAKRAGVSTTTVSHVINKTRFVAEETRNAVWEAIKELHYSPSAVARSLKVNHTKTLGLLATSSEAPYFAEIIEAVENRCFERGYTLILGNAHNDLQKQRAYLSMMAQKRVDGLLVMCSEYPDDLLQMLEENRNIPMVVMDWGASRGDFTDTVQDNAFQGGYLAGRYLIERGHRDIGAIPGQMERNTGGGRHAGFLQAMSEAGITVRPEWVVQGDFEPESGYQAMQQILNQKQRPTAVFCGGDIMAMGAICAADEMGLRVPQDISVIGYDNVRNARYFTPALTTVHQPKAELGEKALEMLLDRITSKREDPQTIEVQPTLIERRSVAYGPFRDYRR is encoded by the coding sequence TAAAGATGTCGCAAAACGCGCGGGTGTCTCAACCACCACGGTTTCGCATGTCATCAACAAAACGCGTTTCGTTGCGGAAGAGACGCGTAACGCCGTATGGGAAGCGATCAAAGAATTACACTACTCGCCCAGTGCCGTGGCGCGTAGTCTCAAAGTTAATCACACCAAAACCTTGGGTCTGCTGGCGACCTCCAGCGAAGCGCCCTACTTCGCTGAAATTATCGAAGCGGTGGAGAACCGGTGTTTCGAACGCGGCTATACGCTGATTCTCGGCAATGCGCACAACGATCTGCAAAAGCAGCGCGCTTACCTGTCGATGATGGCGCAAAAGCGCGTCGATGGATTGCTGGTGATGTGTTCGGAATATCCAGACGATTTGCTGCAGATGCTGGAAGAGAACCGCAATATCCCCATGGTGGTGATGGATTGGGGCGCGTCACGCGGTGATTTCACCGATACCGTGCAGGACAATGCGTTTCAGGGCGGTTATCTCGCCGGGCGTTATCTGATCGAACGCGGCCATCGCGATATCGGTGCCATTCCAGGCCAGATGGAGCGCAACACCGGCGGCGGACGTCACGCTGGCTTCCTGCAGGCGATGAGCGAAGCGGGCATTACGGTGCGTCCGGAATGGGTGGTTCAGGGCGACTTTGAACCTGAATCGGGCTATCAGGCGATGCAGCAGATTTTAAATCAGAAACAGCGTCCAACCGCGGTGTTCTGCGGTGGCGATATCATGGCGATGGGCGCGATTTGCGCCGCTGATGAGATGGGCTTGCGCGTACCGCAGGATATCTCAGTCATTGGCTACGATAACGTGCGCAACGCGCGCTATTTCACCCCAGCGCTGACCACCGTGCACCAGCCGAAAGCCGAACTGGGTGAAAAAGCGCTGGAAATGCTGCTGGATCGCATCACCAGCAAGCGCGAAGATCCGCAAACAATCGAAGTCCAGCCAACGCTAATTGAACGCCGTTCGGTGGCGTACGGTCCGTTCCGCGACTATCGCCGCTAA